A genome region from Trichosurus vulpecula isolate mTriVul1 chromosome 5, mTriVul1.pri, whole genome shotgun sequence includes the following:
- the PRPH gene encoding peripherin, which translates to MSHLSGLRTSSSSTSYRRTFGAPPSLSPGSFSYSSGSRFSSRLLTSPSPSSSVRLGSFRGPRAGVGALRLPSERLDFSLAEALNQEFLATRSNEKQELQELNDRFASFIEKVRFLEQQNAALRGELSQVRGQEPARADQLCQQELRELRRELELLGRDRDRVQVERDGLAEDLAALKQRLEEEIHKREDAENNLVLFRKDVDDATLSRLELERKIESLMDEIEFLKKLHEEELRDLQVNLESQQVQVEVEATVKPELTAALRDIRTQYESIAVKNLQEAEEWYKSKYADLSDAANRNHEALRQAKQEMNESRRQIQSLTCEVDGLRGTNEALLRQLRELEEQFALEAGGYQAGAARLEEELRQLKEEMARHLREYQELLNVKMALDIEIATYRKLLEGEESRISVPIHSFASFSMKTSVPEPELPSDTHSRKMVLIKTIETRDGEVVTESHKEQRSEIDKSSTHSY; encoded by the exons ATGAGTCACTTATCAGGCCTTCGAACCAGCTCCAGCTCCACCTCATACCGACGCACCTTTGGGGCGCCACCCTCACTGTCCCCAGGATCCTTCTCTTATTCCTCAGGTTCCCGCTTTTCCAGCCGCCTGCTGACCTCTCCATCCCCCAGCTCCTCTGTCCGTCTGGGGAGCTTCCGGGGCCCCCGAGCTGGGGTAGGTGCCCTGCGCCTACCCTCAGAACGCCTTGATTTCTCCCTGGCCGAGGCCCTGAACCAGGAGTTCCTGGCCACCCGAAGTAATGAAAAGCAGGAGCTCCAGGAGCTCAATGACCGCTTTGCCAGCTTCATAGAGAAGGTTCGGTTCCTGGAGCAACAGAATGCAGCCTTACGGGGGGAGCTGAGTCAGGTCCGAGGTCAGGAGCCTGCTCGGGCAGACCAACTATGCCAACAGGAGCTTCGAGAGCTTCGTCGGGAGCTGGAGTTGCTGGGCCGAGATCGTGACCGGGTGCAGGTGGAGAGGGATGGGCTGGCAGAGGATCTGGCTGCTCTCAAGCAAAG ATTGGAAGAGGAGATACATAAACGAGAGGATGCAGAGAATAATCTGGTGCTTTTCCGGAAG GATGTGGACGATGCCACACTGTCCCgcctggagctggaaaggaagaTCGAGTCCCTGATGGATGAGATAGAATTTCTCAAAAAGCTCCATGAGGAG GAGCTGAGGGACCTACAGGTGAACCTGGAGAGCCAACAAGTGCAGGTGGAGGTGGAGGCCACAGTGAAGCCGGAGCTGACAGCGGCACTCAGAGATATCCGCACTCAATATGAAAGCATAGCGGTGAAAAACCTGCAGGAGGCAGAAGAATGGTACAAGTCTAAG TATGCAGACCTGTCAGATGCTGCCAATAGGAACCATGAGGCCCTTCGCCAGGCCAAGCAGGAGATGAATGAGTCCCGGAGGCAAATCCAGAGTCTAACCTGTGAAGTGGATGGGCTTCGGGGGACT AATGAGGCATTGCTTCGGCAACTTCGAGAGCTGGAAGAGCAGTTTGCCCTGGAGGCTGGGGGCTATCAGGCCGGGGCTGCCAGGCTGGAGGAAGAGCTTCGGCAGCTGAAGGAGGAGATGGCTCGGCATCTCCGTGAGTACCAGGAGCTGCTCAACGTCAAGATGGCCCTGGACATTGAGATCGCCACCTACAGGAAGCtgctggagggagaagagagcag GATCTCTGTGCCAATCCACTCCTTTGCCTCCTTCAGCATGAAAACATCTG TGCCTGAGCCTGAACTTCCCTCAGATACCCATAGCCGAAAGATGGTTTTGATCAAGACCATAGAAACTCGAGATGGGGAG GTGGTGACAGAGTCCCACAAGGAACAGAGGAGTGAAATAGATAAGTCTTCTACTCACAGCTACTAA